In the genome of Amaranthus tricolor cultivar Red isolate AtriRed21 chromosome 15, ASM2621246v1, whole genome shotgun sequence, one region contains:
- the LOC130801704 gene encoding 60S ribosomal protein L32-1 has translation MAVPLLTKKIVKKRVKQFKRPQSDRKISVKTNWRRPKGIDSRVRRKFKGCTLMPNIGYGSDKKTRHYLPNGFKKFVVHNASELELLMMHNRTYCAEIAHNVSTKKRKYIVERAAQLDIVVTNKLARLRSQEDE, from the exons ATGGCGGTACCTCTACTAACGAAGAAGATCGTGAAGAAGCGTGTCAAACAGTTCAAGAGGCCGCAGAGTGATCGCAAGATCTCCGTCAAG ACTAATTGGCGTAGGCCAAAGGGTATCGATTCACGAGTTAGAAGAAAGTTCAAAGGCTGCACTCTGATGCCCAATATTGGTTATGGCTCTGACAAGAAGACTCGTCACTATCTTCCCAATGGCTTTAAGAAGTTTGTTGTGCACAATGCTAGCGAGCTGGAACTGTTAATGATGCACAACAG GACATACTGCGCAGAGATTGCCCACAATGTCTCAAccaaaaagagaaaatatattGTTGAGCGTGCTGCACAGCTGGACATTGTCGTAACTAACAAGCTCGCTAGGCTGCGTAGCCAAGAAGATGAGTGA